The genomic region gttggggtctaGGCAGCACCTGGCACGGTCGGGGGGGCCtgactgggtttgtttagtgtggaaaagagaagactgagaggggacatgataaccgttttcaagtatgtaaaagcttgttacaaggaggggaaaaaaaggtttgcTTAACCTCTGAGTATCCGCCtcttaattgaaatgaaacaagcacagaaactgtTTCCTGATCTTgccaaacctttttttaaaactttccctttattgttttaagtagtttacgtttaacacagcgCTGTGCTGTTcttgcttcttcttcttcttcctttttttggtctttgctgctgcctgattgcacacGTCCAGTCCCAAAGGGGGTGTGTGGGTGACAGATCAGTTCCTAACTCTGGTGTTGGTGactctgaggctctactgtaACAGGAATTTGTTGAAGGTGGCCTTTTCCAACTCATCCATCCCCTTGGGTGGAGACTTGTTTGGAGCTGATCACAaaaggttttttatttttccatgggaaaaaccccaaaactttcTTTTACAGCAAGCAAAACCTGGAAACTTCCACCTAAAAATTACCAAAAACTGGGGGGAAAGAATCAGCTTcacaagaaaaaaatcagacatgTTCAAGGAGAGAAAAGGCTTTTTGAGAACAAAAACATACCCTTAGTAAAAACTACAATTTTCCACTGGACCAAAAAATTGGTGGGTCAGTCTTGGAGCAGCCCTGGTTGGTCACTGTGGGTTGACGGAGAAGGAGAAGCGTCCCCAAGGGACCTCTCAGTGCCGTTCTGGGGGCTGCCTGGCCTAATCTGGGATGACATTGCCCCCCCCAACACTGTTAACTCCACGCAGTGCGATTACTGACCCACTCCCAGTGCATTTGGTACCGATTCTCCACCCAGGCAGGTCAGAGCTTCAGATTTACCTTCCAGCCCCATGGGGTGTCCAGTCTGGGGGAGAGCTGAGGAGGGGGCAGTGTTCCAGGAACAGGGATCCTCCAGAGAGAGCATCACAGGGGGTGGGATGAGGTTGGGGGCTCCCCTTCAGGATGGGgagctcagtcccagcccagcccaaggAGACAATGGGAGCTCTTAGTGTCAGCCTGGTTTCCCCCCAGGTGAGATCATCGGGGGCTGGGaagcccagccccactccaggccTTACATGGCCTGTCTGGAAATACAACACAGAGACAAGAGATTTCACTGTGGAGGGTTCCTGGTGTCAGAGAACTTTGTGCTGACAGCTGCTCACTGCAATGGAGAGTAAGCGCCTCTGAGCAGGGGACGTCGGGGCAGGTCAGGGTTAGCAGGTAATGGGGGAGCCGGGAGCTCTGGTGCCATCTTAGGTTGCAGGGAAGGAACAGTTAGTAGGTAAATCTGGGAGAGCAGAGCCCAGGGGTCTGGTCTGCTCAGGCGGCGTCAGCTTGTCTGTAGGggccataggcaccaactctgtgggcgcttcagggctggagcacccctggagaaaaattggtgggtgctctgcacccaccagcagccaagctccctgccctgcccccctccgtcccaactcacctcacctccgcctctgcctcctcccctgagcgcaatGCGttcccgcttctcctcccagcgcttgccaccgccaaacagctgtttcgcagcataacaagctgtgggagggagggggaggagcaggaacacagtgcgctcaggggaggagacagggaagaggcggggccgcggtggggatttggggaaggagtccaataggggcagggaggggtggagttggggcggggactttggggaaggggttggaatgggggcagggcagagggctgtgggggttcgagcacccaccagccccaggagaagttggcgcctatggtagGGGCCTCTGCAAATCATGGTCCAGATCCAGTGCTGGGTAAATCAATGGAACTATGGCCAGTGACACCAGCTGGAGTCTGGCCCATTGCCCagattggggcagggaggggctcacagccccaggcagctctgcagggctctgggctcgGAGGAGCAGGGCATAGACCCCTGTGTGGATCTAGCTGGGAAAGGGTCACTGGGCCGGAGGGGAGCTGAGACCCAAGGGCCCGGCAGGAGGACAACGAGGAGTGAAGAAGCTCAGCCCTTGTGCTGGTGGAGACACCTGATGGGACCCCAATGCCACTGGGGAAAGGCCCTGTGCCCACCGGAGTTAGTTTTTCATCACAGAAGCGGAGTCCGAGATCTTGGCCTGAGAGCCCCAGTCTGCCCTGTCTCCCCATACCACTGTCCATGAGTCAGACCCACATGTGCCCATCCCCCACCTCACGTATGCTCCTGCCCCTACAACTCATGCATTGCGCTTGGCTTTTACAGCGAGATCACTGTGTCCCTAAGAGCCCATAACATAAAACAAGTACTGGACATAAAACGACAAAAGATCCCTGTGTGTGGAAAGATCCCACACTCAAAATACAACAAGACCACCCTAAACAATGACATCATGCTGCTGCAGGGAccgccccatcccatccccccaccccccgtgaccCCACACTACTGTCTTTACCGCCTCCATCCCATCACCccgcccccagtgacctcacactgctgcaggtaccgtCCCCATCCCATCACCCTGCCCCCACTGACCCCATAGTTACGTGTTTTGCTGGGGTTATGGGTGTCTCTCTGTGTCCTTGAGTGCGACCCTCATGTTGATCTTGTCTCTCAGCTGGCCAAGACAGCGAAGCTCAATACAGGGGTGGGTACCatcgccctgccccgggccaaAGAGGTTGTAAAGACAGGGACTTAGTGCAGCGTCGCTGGCTGGGGCAGCACGAGCACAGAGAGTGAATTGACACTGGCCACGCTCCAGGGGGTAGATGCGGTGGTGATGAAGGATGCCAAGCGTCTGAGGAAACGTAATGACACATATCAATACTATGACGCCTCCAAaatgatgtgtgtgtggggggggatccgAAGACGAACAAAAACTGTGCAAAGGTAAATGTGCTCCTGGCTTCTAGCATCCTTGAGaaatcattattattaatgaGGCTGTTGGGGTTGCAGTCAGGCCTATGAGTGGCTAACAGGGATCAGGCCCTGCTGCACCCAGTGCTGTACAAATGAATGGGAAAATAACTTGTCTTTTCTCAGGGGGAGGCAGAGAGCCGCTGGAcaggggagtgggtggggcaTTGAAaccagctgggctgtgggagggccAATCGGAGACTGGGGGGACATCAGGGGCTGACACTGAAGCCAgctgccgggggggtgggggggaaggggggttgtgCGGTGTCACTGCCCATGAGCTGCTCATCAGCAAGAAACGACTCACTGGGCTGTTCTCCATCTGTGGTTTATTCCATTTCACAGAGCGACTCTGGGGGCCCCCGATGTGTGGGAAAACAGCCCAGGGCACCGTCTCTTGGGGATCCGAGGATGGGACCCCCCCTGGGGTGTACACAAGTGTCTCCACCTTCATCTCCTGGATACAGGAGACGATGAAGAGgctgcagccctgagctgctccagAAATCGCTGCACTGGCTGGAGCTGCGCCACTTTGGTCCTTTGGAGAGGCCCAGATATAGGGCCTGCTATGCAGAAGGGCTACGGCTCCCCAGGCTGAGCCTCCCACAGCCATCGCTCGCTCAGGCAGCGCCCATCCAATGAACATCAATCAAGGGAGCCTAGGGGGTTTAGGAACCAGGTTCAAGGCCTGCTCCTGTCAGCTCCCTTGTGTCCACCGGGATCCTCTCCATTCAGTGGTCCATCATCCATTGAGCTATGGAGAGACCCGGACAGGCAGCATCCATCCAGCTGTGCAGGCTTCCTGGCTGACACAGGGCGTGACTTCCCCTCACCCCACGTGGTTGGCTGTGGTTAGAAACTGAGATGCCTGAGCCCTGCATTTGATGAGTGTGTGGACGACCCTGAGGTTTCCTGCCCCCAAGATCTCCCCCCTGCTGAGTCTATAAAGCCCCCAGGCCTGAGGCAGATGCACTGTCCCTGCACTGACTCCAAATATGAAGGTACAGATCTTGCTCCTGCTCCCcatggcctttctcctgccccctggggcttgggctggtgaGTACGGCTGGGATCAGGGGCCCCTGGGATTTTGGGGTGAATGGGGGGTCTCAGGGATTGGGTTCAGTGGGTGCTATCTAGGGGCCTGTGACAATCTATACCCATATGTTCACCTCTTTTAcaggactatgataaattttatacaaagcatgccttgtgaggtattgtCTAAAAATTCATACTTTGCTGATCAttactgtcctggtaaaatatgtgtggcagcTAAAGTTATAATATTCTACTGTATGGTTTTACTAAGAtatgttccaagtctggggagCAGCCACAGACCAGTTCGCCAGAGACAGAAGACTAGCgaatgcctcagccaggtgtcaatgtAATCAATTGGACTATCACCTGATTAAGTGGCCATtcttgagcaggaaagaggacatggacaaaaaaattacattgtgacaaagaaacagcttggGGTTCCTGTTCACACACTTTCTGTATCATGAACCTCAGCTGGTGATGGTTCTTGTAGAGGAGAAACAGCTATAAGAAGGGTGAGCAGATGCCCAAAACGATCTCTCCCTGTCTCTTTACCCACGGCATTGACAACACTGGAAGTGCAAAGGGAGCAGAATTGGAGTGGGGAATGGAACCTGACTGAAGGAAATTTAGCCAGTAAGATTGTCAGTGCCCTTTTGGGGCTTGCCTGGCCTAATTTGGGGTGACCTTGGCCCTGAATGCCATTAACTCAAGGCAGTGCAATTACTGACCCACTCCCTGTGCATTTGGCACTGATTCTCCACCCAGCGAGGACAAATCTTTCGATTTACCTCCCAGTCCCATGGGGTGTCCAGTCTGGGGGAGAGCTCAGGGGACAGAGTTCCAGGCGCAGGGATCCCCCAGGGAGAGCATCATAGGGGGTGGGTTGAGGCTGTGGGGATTCCCCTTCGGGATGGGGAGCTCAGTCCCAGTCCGGCCCAAGGAGATGATGGGGTTCTTTGTATGAACCTGGTCTCCCCTCCACAGGTGAGATCATTGGGGGACAGCaagcccagccccactccaggccCTACATGGCCAATCTGGAAATACAACGTGGAGACAAGAGCTATCACTGCGGAGGGTTCCTGGTGAAGACAAACTTTGTGCTGACGGCCGCTCACTGCCAGGGAGAGTAAGCGCCTCTGTGCTGGGGATGTCGGGGCAGGTCGGGCGTTAGCAGGTGATGGGGGAGCCAGAAGCTCTGGCACCGTGGTAGGTTGCAAGGAAGGAGCAGTTAGTAGGAcaggctgggagagcagagcccAGGGGTCTGATCTGCTCAGGGGGCGTTGGTGTGTTTCTCGGGGCCTCGGCAAACCATGGTCCAGCTCCAGTGCTGGGTAAATCAATGGGGCTATGGCCATTGAAACCAGCTGGGGTCTGGCCCATTGTCCAGatcagggcagggaggggctcaCAGCCCCAGGACAGCTCtgcagggctctgagctggggggagcTAGGCATAGACCCCTGTGTGGATCATGCTGGATGGGAGCTGAGACCCAGGGGCAGGGAGAACAATAAGGAGTGAAGCAGCTCAAGGGAACAGCACAAGGGACTAGTGGAGATAGAGGCTGGGACCCCAATGCCACTGGGCAACTGTTCATGCTGCAACCAGTGCCCACTAGAAGGGAAATGCCCCTTgttccattcccccccacccccacacctccaaGCCAGCCAATCCTCAGCAACGGAGCCGGATCGGAGCTGGCAATGTGTACAGGGGTATGTACATTTTTGCTGGCAGAAGCTGAGCCTGAGACCTCAGCCTGACAGCCCCAGACTGCCCCGTCCCCTCCATGTCACTGTTCATGAGTCAGACCCTCATGTGCCCGTCTGCCCCTGACATACGCTCCTGCCCCTAACGCCCCATGGATTGCTCCTGGGTTTTACAGCGAGATCACTGTCACACTGGGAGCCCATAACATTAGACAACGGGAATGGAGCCAACAGAAAATACCTGTGAGGCGCCAGATCCTGCACCCGCGATACAACAGAGACACCATTAGCAATGACATCATGCTGCTGCAGGTACGGCCCCCATCCGATCACGCCGCCCCAGTGACCTCATACTCCTGCAGGTACCGTCCCCATCCCATCACCCCaccccagtgacctcacactgctgccgATACTGGCCCCATCCAACGTTCTCACTAATTATtaccatccatgtgcagaatgaatatTGTTATGTGCAGCAATATGGAGGggatgtgtggcgggggtggggccgaggggttcggagtgcgggcgggggctcagggctggggcagagggttgaggcttggggggtgagggctctgaggtggggccagggatgaggggtttggggtgcaggctgccccagggctgcggcggagagagaggactccccccagccctctctccctgaagaagcacctgggctgggggagagcatctctcccagctgcagcagctccagggctgcgggagtcctctctccctgtggCAGCCCCGGGGTTGGGCAGGGCAGAGAGGCGTCTCTCCCTGCCGCACCGCAGCCCTGGTGCTGGGGGAGTTGCTGAGGCCCCGCATGCCCCAAGCTCCCTCATCACcgcccccacctcaccccacgcCCGTGAGTGCAATGTGCACATTTGTGCGGCCCTTGGTGGCCTCCTGCATGGCCGTGGAGGCGTGCAACTTACAGGGAATGTAGTCCCCCTCCCATCACCccgcccccagtgacctcacactgctgcaggtatcTTCCCCCtctcatccccctgcccccaaggacCTCCTACTGCTGCAGgtttcacccccatcccatcaccTTGAGTCTTGAGTTTCTGAGTTGTCTccatctgacacacacacacagacacacacacacatacactctgaCTGCACTTCATGGGCTGTttcattcccctcccctctttgCCCCAACAGCTGCAACACAAGGCGCGTCTGACTGAAGAGGTGGGACTGATTAATTTGACTTCTGCTCATCACAGAGTGAGCCCGGGGACCATGTGCAgcgtggctggctgggggaggactAGCCTGACTGATACACCCAACACCCTTCAGGAAGTGAACCTGTTGGTGATAAGCGATGAGACCTGTTACAACCGGTACCGTTACTATTACCCCTCCAGCATGCTGTGCGCAGGGGACCCTGATGACCAGAAGTCAATTTATCTGGTAAGTGGCTGATTGGcttgggctcctgctgctggttgTCCTTCCTCAGCTGCATTGTGGAGTCAGCCGGGGCTCACAGGGGCCTGGCAAGTGCAGTGGGACCTCAGCCCTATTGATTGTCTAACCCTAAATGACTAGACCCTGGTAACGTGCCTATCCTACTGTAGAGCCTTCCACCCAGGTCGTACACTGACACCTTCACCTCCTTATTGTCACGCATTGGCCAGGGGTATcccgcagcccctccctgcctgatTCACACGCCATGGGAGTGTGGAAAGAATGACACAGGGTGGCAGGGTCCAAATAACGACATTCATTAACGACGCACAACCCATgaggcctggctcccagcccacggCTGCTCTGCTCGGGTTCCAGTAATGTAGGAGACATAGGACAGTGTGAGCCCCACTGGAGGGCTCCCACGCTGTTGACAGGGACATCACCCAATTCCTGAGCACTACAGTCAGTGACAGCCCCAAGCTGGCTCTTTCACTCTTTCAAATCCTAGACGAGCCCCTCCTCGGAGTCATGGCATGGCAGAGTtgagaccagaccagaccagatcatccagtctgaaaATTTGtagatcacaggccaccaaccctGCCCAGCATCCGCACACTAAAACCAACAGCCAAAATGTGACCAAGGCATCACGGCCCACAGGCAGGGCTTAACTTGTAATCAAAGAGGTGTCAGGACTTaagcaattaggtgccagggctcaagcaattttttacatTCGTACCTGATGCAGCAGGCCCAGAGGCGCCAGGGCTATGGACGGCCAAATCTGGCgatgctggggctcagcccgggcacaaattaagcactgcccacTGGAGACAAACCTGTGGTGGCGacaggcagagaacagcaggGACTGAGGGGCCACCAATGCCCGAGGCCCCACAGTGGCAGGAAATGGATTAGGAGAGATGTGCCCAGATTGTTGCAATGGGTGACCCATGCcccagaggaaggtgaacccccCTGCGCCCTGCAAGGTCCCCACCACTCTGACCGGGGGAAagattccttcccagcccagaaCGTGTTGATCACTCAGACCCTGTCTGTGTGAGCAAGCTCCTGAAAGGGAGAACCCTCTCTATCACCTCCCGCTTCCCATCCTCAGCCCCGGCCACTTCGGAGGCTTCAGATCAACCCCCACCACCTACTCCCCATTTACACAACACATCTTGAGTGACACATCTGGGATTGATCCAGGGACATCCAGAGCGAAAGGCATGAGCTGCCCCAGCTAGCACTGCAGAGCTGTTGGGTCCCACCAGCTGGCGTCAGCTATGATGATaaagtctccatcactggcaactttaACATCAAGCCTGGATGGTTTTTTAAACCATCTGCTCTAGTTTaaccaggaattaattcaggaccATCCAATGGCCGGTGTCATGCCAGCCTagtgtgggtcacagctgagagtgccaaattcaggacagtCTGGTACAAAAACCAGGGCAGACACAGCCCAAAACTGATGGCTTATTCTATAATTCGATTTCACCAggccagtaacaaaagtgagcttctctctcaccacacTGATTAACAAGAAGCCAAAACACATGTCCAGCCCTTGGCTTACCACCCAGGCAACTGGTCTTTATGCTGAGAGGTTAGGGAAAACCAGATTCATCATATATAGGGAtcttctaatcccaaaggatcagccactTCACCAGGTCAAGCTATAGTTCCGCTCTTACCTCAAAATCATGCTTGTAGCCAaacctttagtaactaaaaactaaaggttttatTATAGAAATAAAAGAGACAAGAGTGTTATTAAATGGTTAAAAGAATCATATACATTACAAGTGACATTCAGAGTCTGTAGATCAGGTTCATAGCAGTGATGGTAAATTGGCTAGCTTGCAAAAAGTCTCTGTGGGTCACCCAGACAGGTTGTggggtcattcagtccattgttcaaatCTTCCTTGTTAGAAATCACAGTCCAGAGAAGTGAAGCAGGGATGAAGACAAAGAAGTGATGTCACCATCTCCACTTTTATACTTTCAGCCCAagtgcatggaaagttactggcaaaAGATGGAGTCTTATATCACAAGTCCTTATCCCATGTCCTTCCATGCCTTGCTGGGTCACTGGGCCTCCATTACCCCTATGCTCTTTCAGGAGTCCTCTGAAGAGGTCCCTTGATATCCATCAACACATGGCTGGCTAGTCCTGATGTAAATCTGCCTGGTGGGTGTCACCCAAGAGCAAAACATATTTGAGATAGAcctagccaatattcataacttcagatacaacgatgatacatggatttaaacaggataatcacaCTTAACAGATTATAACCTTTACAAGGATACTTTACAAGACATGCTTTGTACAAGATTGATTGCAATTTTGTAACAATAGTGACTGAATTATTGTAACTAATCATCTTTATTTTTATACAGcatcacacaggaggtcagactagataatcacaatggtgcTTCTGGTCTTAGATTCTATGAATCCCCCATCTTGGGCTTCTCAGTGCTAATTCATTTCTTTTTTGAAGATGCTCTGTCTTTAATGGCCCAAACAGTGATGTCCTGGAGTCCTGATCAGTGCATTAAAACTCATCTCCCTGTTTATTCTGGGGCAGGGCGATTCTGGAGGCCCGCTCGTGTGCCGTGGAGTGGCCGAGGGCATCGTCTCCAAGTGCATCAGGAACAGCATCGCGCCTCCTGCTGTGTACACACGGATTTCCCACTTCATGCCCTGGATCACTGACACCATGAGAGGAATCTAGcaacacagagcccctggccagCCACAGCCTTCTGCTACACaacctgctcctgcaaacatGTGATCAGACTTCCCTCTTAGTCTGGGCCTAGCTATTCATTGATTTATGATCAACATAGTCCTTGTGGCCAGATCAGAGATGGCGCCCTGTAATGGGGAAAGGCCCCgggtcccattccccacccctctgagccagccagtcccccaccctggggccagacTGGAGCTGCCACCCCCCAGGGAGACCACATACCACGTTCCTTTCTGCTTGTACCCTGGATAGTCTCTGTAAAGCGCTGAGGAAAATATGCAACGTTCCCTGCTCTGTGGGTCACAGATACAGCTTGTGATACACTAAATGGCtttttgcagcagctgctgttggtGTCTGGACTCCTGAGTGTTTCGCTGATCGTGAGAGGTGGGCTGCTCCAAACTCCTCACACAGCTCAGTGTCCCTCTGAGTgagggt from Natator depressus isolate rNatDep1 chromosome 13, rNatDep2.hap1, whole genome shotgun sequence harbors:
- the LOC141996960 gene encoding mast cell protease 1A-like, yielding MQLQILLLLPMAFLLPHGAQAGEIIGGQQAQPHSRPYMANLEIQRGDKSYHCGGFLVKTNFVLTAAHCQGDEITVTLGAHNIRQREWSQQKIPVRRQILHPRYNRDTISNDIMLLQLQHKARLTEEVGLINLTSAHHRVSPGTMCSVAGWGRTSLTDTPNTLQEVNLLVISDETCYNRYRYYYPSSMLCAGDPDDQKSIYLGDSGGPLVCRGVAEGIVSKCIRNSIAPPAVYTRISHFMPWITDTMRGI